A genomic window from Eriocheir sinensis breed Jianghai 21 chromosome 9, ASM2467909v1, whole genome shotgun sequence includes:
- the LOC126996079 gene encoding phenoloxidase-activating factor 3-like isoform X4 codes for MSDNVEYWVRLGEYNRNHDRSGELIPVVKGPIPSSVRYADELAADTASLSPLEQNIFVEGIINHPEYDLLLKYYDIALLKLSTKANLTERVLPACLPTDPSQDLVGHELTVIGWGHTQFGHRVLSRILQKVNVPVVDQLECQFKYPDYLGRDTPKGILKDQLCAGKTGRDSCKGDSGGPIIDQKERGGSRCEHTVEGIVSFGRGCGELGVYTRVSSYLDWITGHIAPGDY; via the exons GGACAACGTCGAGTACTGGGTGAGACTTGGGGAGTACAACCGGAATCACGATAGGTCCGGCGAGCTAATACCAGTGGTCAAAGGCCCTATTCCTTCATCTGTCCGTTACGCTGACGAGCTCGCTGCCGACACAGCCTCCCTCTCGCCCCTCGAGCAAAATATATTCGTGGAAGGGATTATAAACCACCCTGAGTACGATCTGTTGCTAAAATACTACGACATTGCGCTACTCAAACTTAGCACTAAG GCAAACTTGACGGAGCGGGTCCTGCCAGCCTGCCTGCCTACCGACCCCTCGCAGGACTTGGTAGGACATGAACTCACCGTGATAGGATGGGGCCATACGCAATTCG GCCACCGCGTGCTGTCGAGGATCCTGCAGAAGGTAAATGTGCCAGTGGTGGATCAGCTAGAGTGCCAGTTCAAGTATCCGGACTATCTAGGGCGTGATACTCCGAAGGGCATCCTGAAGGACCAGCTATGCGCGGGGAAGACTGGGCGAGACTCCTGCAAG ggCGACAGCGGCGGGCCCATCATAGACCAGAAGGAGCGGGGTGGTAGTCGCTGCGAACATACTGTGGAGGGGATTGTGAGCTTCGGGCGTGGCTGTGGCGAGCTGGGGGTCTACACTCGCGTCTCCTCCTACCTCGACTGGATCACAGGTCATATAGCGCCCGGAGACTATTAA